The genomic stretch CCGTCTGGAACGAATCCGAGACGGCCGCACAGGAACTCGGGGAGGACCTTCAGGACAACGTCTTCACTGCCCTTCGGGTGCTCGGTGAGGGGTTCATCGAAACCAACGATCTCTCTATCGACCCCGACGACGCCGAAGCCCGTGAGGAACTGAAAGAGCAGTCGCTCGTCCTCCTCTACCGGCTGATGTTCGTGTTGTACGGCGAATCTCGCAATCTCATCAGCCCCGACGAACCGGCCAAACAGCGAGAGTTCGAGGAGAATTTCAGCCTCGACGAACTTCGGTACGAGATTCACGACAACATCAGTTCGGGAGGGTCGTTCGAGGAGTACAGCGAGTACTCCACCTCGATGTGGGGGCGACTGCAGGACCTCTTCCGACTCGTCGACTCGGGCGAAGAGTCGCTGGGAGTTCCCCCATACAACGGCGGCCTGTTCGACGGCGACTCACACTCGTTCCTCGAACGGAACGAGGTGTCCGACCGGTACATCGCCGAGGTGGTGTACCGACTCGGAACGACGCGAGCGGACGACGGTGATGGGTTCGTGCTTGCGGACTACGCCGACCTCGACACTCGGCACCTGGGGACGATCTATGAGGGACTCCTCGAACACGAGTTCCGAATCGCACCCGAACAGTACGCCGCTGTCGCCGAGGACGGTAGACAGGTGTGGAAGCCCGCGACAGAGGTGAGTGTCGCCGAGGCTGTCGAGACAGTCGAGCGAGGAGAGTTGTACGTCGTCAACGACGATGGCGAGCGGAAGGCCACGGGTGCGTACTACACACCCGACTACGTGGTGGCGTACATCGTCGAGGAGACAATCGACCCCCTGCTGGCCGATATCAAGGAAGAGCTACAGGCGGATGGCCTGGAGCCGAGTGACCGCGAGTACTTCGCTCGATTCTGGCAGTCCGTGCTGGACCTCACGGTACTCGATCCTGCGATGGGCTCGGGCCACTTCCTCACGAAGGCGACCGGCTATCTGACCGAGCGGGTGATGGAGGTCGTCCGCGAACAGGAGATCCAGAGCTACGACGAGCAGGACCTGCGGCGACAGATCGCCAAAGAGTGCATCTACGGCGTCGACGTGAACGGAATGGCCGTCGAACTGGCGAAGCTCTCGATGTGGCTGGAGACGCTTGCGGCCGACAAACCGCTCGCGTTCCTCGACCACCACCTCAAGGCCGGTAACTCGCTCGTTGGTTCGGACATCACGGAGGTCCTCTCTGACGATGCCGACGAGGAGGGTGGACAACTCACTCTCATGCAGGCTGCTGCGCGAGTTCGTCGTCGGACTCTCGAACACGTGATGGAACTGATGCAGGATCTCCTCGCCATCGATAACGAGCGACTGGAAGACATCAAGTCGATGGAGGAGCTGTACGACGAGATCCGTGACGACCCGTTGTATGGGCGGCTCTTCGAGTTAGCGAACGTTCACACGGCGGAGCGGTTTGGGTTGGACGTGCCTGAGGGTGTGTACGAGGAAATGGCTGGCGCGATTGAGGACGGTGATGAGTGGGCCGAAATTCGTGAACGGGACTGGTTCGCCTCGGCGCAGGCAACGGCTGGTGAGGAGGATTTCTTCCATTGGGAGCTTGAGTACCCGGAGGTGTTCTTCGGGAGCGAGGGTAAGAGACGTGAAGACGCCGGATTTGATGCAGTCATTGGAAACCCCCCTTACGTACGTATCTATGGAGACACACTCCCCGAGGACTACGTCGAATATCTTAGAGAGGTTTACGAAACCGCTCACATGAAATTTGATTTGTATGTCGTATTCACCCAACTAGGGATTGAGTTAGCCCAAGATGGTGGCACATTCTCGTATATCATCCCGGACAAATTCACTAGCACCCCGTATGGAGAGCCTCTGCGGAATTTGATTTTGGAAGAGACAGAGATTCTGTCGATTTTGGACCTTCGAGAGCGAGAGGTATTCGATGGAGTGACTGTCTCCAACCTCATCCCCGTGTTGCGACGCAGCAGTGCAGCCAGAGATTCGGTGGAGATTCGCAACCTAGACGGCATTGACACTATCGAAACAACCCAACTGAGTCTTGAAGCGATTGTCGGTGATGAAGACAATTCGTTCCGTCTCGGCCGCTCTGTAGAGGATTTCAAACTCACCGAGAGTATCCGAGACCAGTCGATTCGGTTTGATTCTATTTTTTATACAAACTGGGGACTCAGAACCGGAACGAAAGAAAAAACGGAGCGATTCGTCGTCGAGGAATCTTCGGATCCTAGAGCAAAGCCGATGATTCGTGGGAAGGATATCATTGAGCGATACCAACTACGATCTCCTCAAGAGTACATCATCTATGAAAAGCCAGAGTTGTACAACCCGATGTTTGAGGAATTGTTTGAAAGTGACAAGATCGTCTTTCGAAAAATTAGTGGAAGGGGATTGATGGCTGTGGCCGACGAGAGTGGATACTACTGCTTCTCCACACTCATCCCCTGTGTGAACATTCGACATGTTGCG from Salinigranum halophilum encodes the following:
- a CDS encoding Eco57I restriction-modification methylase domain-containing protein, which produces MSQATLGPTPYNNSNLFSGYYLEERVDDLDTWDCDEEAEVAFEELQRIWELEFELVESYKEDELLSSWIDEVLDVLGFGTLAETTLPEKGGYNDRLLFESDEVRRDASLRKRDGEVEAMYGLASAVLEAKQWGADFTKRFAETRSYRDASHQIKYYLEHTPERLQWGILTDGKKWRLYGTKDYATETYYEVDLPELLMSGDVEKFKYFYLFFRPEAFREVSGTSFLETVWNESETAAQELGEDLQDNVFTALRVLGEGFIETNDLSIDPDDAEAREELKEQSLVLLYRLMFVLYGESRNLISPDEPAKQREFEENFSLDELRYEIHDNISSGGSFEEYSEYSTSMWGRLQDLFRLVDSGEESLGVPPYNGGLFDGDSHSFLERNEVSDRYIAEVVYRLGTTRADDGDGFVLADYADLDTRHLGTIYEGLLEHEFRIAPEQYAAVAEDGRQVWKPATEVSVAEAVETVERGELYVVNDDGERKATGAYYTPDYVVAYIVEETIDPLLADIKEELQADGLEPSDREYFARFWQSVLDLTVLDPAMGSGHFLTKATGYLTERVMEVVREQEIQSYDEQDLRRQIAKECIYGVDVNGMAVELAKLSMWLETLAADKPLAFLDHHLKAGNSLVGSDITEVLSDDADEEGGQLTLMQAAARVRRRTLEHVMELMQDLLAIDNERLEDIKSMEELYDEIRDDPLYGRLFELANVHTAERFGLDVPEGVYEEMAGAIEDGDEWAEIRERDWFASAQATAGEEDFFHWELEYPEVFFGSEGKRREDAGFDAVIGNPPYVRIYGDTLPEDYVEYLREVYETAHMKFDLYVVFTQLGIELAQDGGTFSYIIPDKFTSTPYGEPLRNLILEETEILSILDLREREVFDGVTVSNLIPVLRRSSAARDSVEIRNLDGIDTIETTQLSLEAIVGDEDNSFRLGRSVEDFKLTESIRDQSIRFDSIFYTNWGLRTGTKEKTERFVVEESSDPRAKPMIRGKDIIERYQLRSPQEYIIYEKPELYNPMFEELFESDKIVFRKISGRGLMAVADESGYYCFSTLIPCVNIRHVANVSRSGIPEVTEESKSYQDMYYPLAVVNSTLMEWFYGVNLSDDLSVVPGHINELPIPAIEDINSEVDEEEYETRLDVVMAGVRDESELDTAMEAVHGLHSDRIYHDLLADLGREMMDMNTKHIELNLSLLDYLGTYDEGPTLVDVGFTQPPPNAAESVLQETTKEKPNLRIGRAEVHRESKSTVEIELTARYKPDDDTVDTDQWGYTETELLPALRITDLSATEAELIEAFVPVAVDEAGGFANFRETATKTNSLIDRLRKLTLPQISSVQDGLESYTKTRERADELESRIERTDDLIDEIVYELYGLSEQDIRTIEAAI